From Micromonospora rifamycinica, a single genomic window includes:
- a CDS encoding VOC family protein, with translation MSMIEQVSLGVADDRRAGRFWAAALGYVRRPPRYPGDEWIVVEPPPGTAGVALAMDVSESPVSEFPRTHLDLDAGDRDLDEEVDRLIGLGAGRVDWPYYPAEPEPGQLPYVVLTDTEGNRFCVSGHRRAGTLFG, from the coding sequence ATGTCGATGATCGAACAGGTGTCGTTGGGGGTGGCCGACGACCGCCGCGCCGGCCGGTTCTGGGCCGCCGCGCTGGGCTACGTCCGTCGTCCACCCCGCTACCCGGGAGACGAGTGGATCGTGGTGGAGCCACCGCCCGGCACCGCCGGGGTGGCGCTCGCCATGGACGTCAGCGAGAGTCCGGTGTCCGAGTTCCCCCGCACCCACCTCGACCTGGATGCGGGTGACCGGGACCTCGACGAGGAGGTCGACCGGCTGATCGGCCTGGGTGCCGGTCGGGTCGACTGGCCGTACTACCCGGCCGAACCGGAGCCCGGCCAGCTGCCGTACGTCGTCCTCACCGACACCGAGGGGAACCGGTTCTGCGTCTCCGGGCACCGCCGGGCGGGCACCCTCTTCGGCTGA
- a CDS encoding GNAT family N-acetyltransferase has translation MALWRIRATVDDRPGYLSVLTASLALRGVNILTVQVHTTEVGAVDDFLVDAPDALGEADLVAAVERGRGRDCWVARSEARGLVDQPTRALGLATRLVRDPEQAGEVLRTTLGLDEVTWRPTPAVAHDAVGTTTMLLTDPAGGSYELRRQAPSFTPAEYARAQALVELAAAVTRREADRVTLVLPDGAELAIRPATADDLAGVVELHEGCSAHSRQRRYLSGAALPSPSRLRRLLAPTRGLTLVATTTGSGGAAESVVALANLLAEGDEAEVALLVRDDWQRRGLGTALLRRLLAHAERAGYAALVLHTQADNTPMVRTVARLGRPAPVERDGTLLTVTVPLVARADKGPVADASPRAGATVGGPRRTDPGGGVR, from the coding sequence ATGGCGCTGTGGCGGATCCGGGCGACCGTGGACGACCGGCCGGGTTACCTGTCGGTCCTCACGGCCAGCCTCGCGTTGCGGGGGGTCAACATCCTCACCGTGCAGGTGCACACCACCGAGGTCGGCGCGGTGGACGACTTCCTCGTCGACGCGCCGGACGCGCTCGGCGAGGCGGATCTGGTCGCCGCCGTCGAGCGGGGTCGGGGCCGGGACTGCTGGGTGGCGCGCAGCGAGGCGCGCGGCCTGGTCGACCAGCCGACCCGGGCGCTCGGGCTGGCCACCCGGCTGGTGCGGGATCCGGAGCAGGCCGGGGAGGTGCTCCGCACCACGCTCGGGCTGGACGAGGTGACCTGGCGGCCGACGCCCGCCGTCGCGCACGACGCGGTCGGCACCACGACCATGCTGCTGACCGACCCGGCCGGTGGCTCGTACGAGCTGCGCCGGCAGGCACCGAGCTTCACCCCGGCGGAGTACGCCCGGGCGCAGGCGCTGGTGGAGCTGGCGGCGGCGGTGACCCGGCGGGAGGCCGACCGGGTGACCCTGGTGCTGCCCGACGGGGCGGAGCTGGCCATCCGGCCGGCGACCGCCGACGATCTGGCCGGCGTGGTGGAGCTGCACGAGGGCTGCTCGGCGCACAGCCGGCAACGGCGGTACCTGAGCGGGGCGGCGCTGCCCTCGCCGAGCCGGCTGCGCCGGCTGCTCGCACCGACCCGGGGGCTGACCCTGGTGGCCACGACGACCGGCTCCGGCGGGGCGGCGGAGTCGGTCGTCGCGCTGGCCAACCTGCTCGCCGAGGGTGACGAGGCGGAGGTGGCGCTGCTGGTCCGGGACGACTGGCAACGGCGTGGCCTGGGCACCGCGCTGCTGCGCCGGCTGTTGGCCCACGCCGAGCGGGCCGGGTACGCGGCGCTGGTCCTGCACACCCAGGCGGACAACACGCCGATGGTCCGGACGGTGGCCCGGCTGGGTCGGCCCGCGCCGGTCGAGCGGGACGGCACGCTGCTCACCGTGACCGTTCCCCTGGTCGCCCGCGCCGACAAGGGTCCGGTCGCCGACGCGTCCCCACGGGCCGGTGCGACGGTGGGCGGCCCCCGGCGGACCGACCCCGGCGGTGGGGTGCGCTGA
- a CDS encoding ACT domain-containing protein — MLLRVRVTLPDRPGTLGQVARTLGVSGADIVQVVVLERLGGRAVDDFTVVWPGAARVEGLLAGLAAIPGVRVDGVWRAIGAPTTTGQDAELLAQVAANPTDGVATLVDAVPGLLAADWAVAAVVPVDWASRAGGGTATVGHASWRAPEPPRLPEVTPLRARTLTMADGTHYAIAPFGRAGLVLVVARDHTEPLTAAGFHATEVDRLAQLVRASAVILGDRLDLVGPRSVTTVT; from the coding sequence ATGTTGCTGAGAGTTCGGGTGACCCTGCCGGACCGACCCGGGACACTCGGCCAGGTGGCCCGCACGCTCGGCGTCTCCGGTGCCGACATCGTCCAGGTCGTGGTGCTGGAACGGCTCGGTGGCCGGGCGGTCGACGACTTCACCGTGGTGTGGCCGGGTGCCGCCCGGGTGGAGGGCCTGCTCGCCGGGCTCGCCGCCATCCCCGGGGTGCGCGTCGACGGGGTCTGGCGGGCGATCGGCGCCCCGACCACCACGGGCCAGGACGCCGAGCTGCTCGCCCAGGTGGCGGCGAACCCCACCGACGGGGTGGCCACCCTGGTCGACGCGGTTCCCGGGCTGCTCGCCGCGGACTGGGCGGTGGCCGCCGTGGTACCGGTGGACTGGGCCTCGCGGGCCGGCGGCGGGACGGCGACCGTCGGGCACGCCAGCTGGCGTGCCCCCGAGCCGCCCCGGCTGCCCGAGGTGACCCCGCTGCGGGCCCGCACCCTGACCATGGCCGACGGCACGCACTACGCGATCGCGCCGTTCGGCCGGGCCGGGCTGGTGCTGGTGGTCGCCCGGGACCACACCGAGCCGCTGACCGCCGCCGGGTTCCACGCCACCGAGGTGGACCGGCTCGCCCAGCTGGTCCGGGCCAGCGCGGTGATCCTCGGCGACCGGCTCGACCTGGTCGGCCCGCGTTCGGTGACCACCGTCACCTGA
- a CDS encoding phosphotransferase family protein, producing MTEPADASPGGTAPAGSPPGLDLDRLAGWLAVHRPELADGPLRASLVTGGKSNLTYLLSCGAREVVLRRPPLGHVLATAHDMAREHRVISALAPTAVPVPEALLLCADPAVIGAPFYLMQRVPGEVLRSRAQTDPLTDAQRRDLAWAMMDTLAALHTVDPAGVGLADFGRPEGYLGRQVRRWAGQLDRSRSRELPGVDELRDALAASVPDGVNAGRIVHGDFRLDNLLTTADPVSVRAVLDWEMATLGDPLADLGLLLTYWDVLGDSDLAEGNPVADGLGPRAGFPTGRELIDRYAGRSDVDVGPLHWHLALGCFKLAVICEGIHYRHTLGQTLGGGFDRIGDMVPPLVAHGLRAIGEH from the coding sequence ATGACCGAGCCGGCCGACGCTTCCCCCGGCGGCACGGCGCCGGCCGGGTCGCCGCCGGGGCTCGACCTCGACCGGCTCGCCGGCTGGCTGGCCGTCCACCGGCCGGAGCTGGCCGACGGGCCGCTGCGGGCCAGCCTGGTCACCGGCGGCAAGTCCAACCTGACCTACCTGCTGAGCTGCGGTGCGCGGGAGGTGGTGCTGCGTCGCCCGCCGCTGGGGCACGTGCTGGCCACCGCGCACGACATGGCCCGCGAGCACCGGGTGATCTCCGCGCTCGCGCCGACCGCCGTGCCGGTGCCCGAGGCGCTGCTGCTCTGCGCCGACCCGGCGGTGATCGGGGCACCGTTCTACCTGATGCAGCGGGTGCCGGGCGAGGTGCTGCGCAGCCGGGCGCAGACCGACCCGCTCACCGACGCGCAACGCCGCGACCTGGCCTGGGCGATGATGGACACCCTCGCCGCGCTGCACACCGTCGACCCGGCCGGGGTGGGGCTGGCCGACTTCGGCCGCCCCGAGGGCTACCTCGGCCGGCAGGTGCGACGCTGGGCCGGCCAGCTCGACCGGTCCCGCAGCCGGGAGCTGCCCGGGGTGGACGAGCTGCGCGACGCGCTGGCCGCCTCGGTGCCCGACGGGGTGAACGCCGGCCGGATCGTGCACGGCGACTTCCGGCTGGACAACCTGCTCACCACCGCCGACCCGGTGTCGGTCCGGGCGGTGCTGGACTGGGAGATGGCCACCCTCGGCGACCCCCTGGCCGACCTGGGGCTCCTGCTGACCTACTGGGACGTGCTCGGCGACAGCGACCTGGCCGAGGGCAACCCGGTCGCCGACGGGCTCGGCCCCCGAGCGGGTTTCCCCACCGGCCGCGAGCTGATCGACCGGTACGCCGGGCGCAGCGACGTCGACGTGGGGCCGCTGCACTGGCACCTGGCCCTCGGCTGTTTCAAGCTCGCGGTGATCTGCGAGGGCATCCACTACCGGCACACCCTCGGGCAGACCCTCGGCGGTGGGTTCGACCGGATCGGCGACATGGTGCCGCCGCTGGTCGCACACGGTCTGCGCGCGATCGGGGAGCACTGA
- a CDS encoding acyl-CoA dehydrogenase family protein, with the protein MDFGYDARTVELRERLGAFLDECVLPAEPVHAEQVAAAGDPWARSPVLDGLKAEARRRGLWNLFLPDPRYGAGLTNLQYAPLAELTGRSPHLAPEAVNCAAPDTGNMELLAEFGTEAQRERWLTPLLAGEIRSAFCMTEPEVASSDATNIATRIVRDGDDYVVDGRKWWSSGAMDPRCEIFIVMGKTDPTAERHRQQSMLLVPRDTPGVHVRRGMTVFGYSDAPHGGHAEIDFTGVRVPAENLIGVEGAGFAIAQARLGPGRIHHCMRLVGMAERALELLCRRANQRVAFGRPLAEQGVVREWIAESRVRIEQARLLVLKTAWLMDTVGNKGAHTEIQAIKIATPAMAEWVIDKAIQGYGGAGVSQDTPLAGLWAQARTLRLADGPDEVHRSSLAKRELRRWS; encoded by the coding sequence ATGGACTTCGGGTACGACGCACGCACCGTCGAGCTGCGCGAGCGGCTCGGCGCGTTCCTCGACGAGTGCGTCCTGCCGGCCGAGCCGGTCCACGCCGAGCAGGTCGCCGCGGCGGGTGACCCGTGGGCGCGCTCCCCGGTGCTCGACGGGTTGAAGGCCGAGGCCCGTCGGCGCGGCCTGTGGAACCTCTTCCTGCCCGACCCGCGCTACGGCGCCGGGCTGACCAACCTCCAGTACGCCCCGCTCGCCGAGCTGACCGGGCGCAGCCCGCACCTGGCCCCCGAGGCGGTCAACTGCGCCGCCCCGGACACCGGCAACATGGAGCTGCTGGCCGAGTTCGGCACCGAAGCGCAGCGCGAGCGGTGGCTCACCCCCCTGCTGGCGGGCGAGATCCGCTCCGCGTTCTGCATGACCGAACCGGAGGTCGCCTCGTCCGACGCCACCAACATCGCCACCCGGATCGTCCGCGACGGCGACGACTACGTGGTCGACGGACGCAAGTGGTGGTCGTCCGGGGCGATGGACCCGCGCTGCGAGATCTTCATCGTGATGGGCAAGACCGATCCGACCGCCGAGCGGCACCGCCAGCAGAGCATGCTGCTGGTGCCCCGGGACACCCCCGGGGTGCACGTCCGCCGGGGGATGACCGTCTTCGGCTACTCCGACGCCCCGCACGGTGGCCACGCCGAGATCGACTTCACCGGCGTCCGGGTGCCGGCCGAGAACCTGATCGGCGTCGAGGGGGCCGGGTTCGCCATCGCCCAGGCCCGGCTCGGGCCGGGCCGGATCCACCACTGCATGCGGCTGGTCGGGATGGCCGAGCGGGCGCTGGAACTGCTCTGCCGGCGGGCCAACCAGCGGGTCGCGTTCGGCCGGCCGCTGGCCGAGCAGGGTGTGGTCCGGGAGTGGATCGCCGAGTCCCGGGTGCGGATCGAGCAGGCCCGGTTGCTGGTGCTCAAGACCGCCTGGCTGATGGACACGGTCGGCAACAAGGGCGCGCACACCGAGATCCAGGCCATCAAGATCGCCACGCCGGCGATGGCCGAGTGGGTGATCGACAAGGCGATCCAGGGGTACGGCGGCGCGGGGGTCAGCCAGGACACCCCGCTCGCCGGGCTCTGGGCCCAGGCCCGCACCCTGCGGCTCGCCGACGGCCCCGACGAGGTGCACCGGTCGTCCCTGGCCAAGCGGGAACTGCGTCGCTGGTCCTGA
- a CDS encoding LacI family DNA-binding transcriptional regulator — protein MTTQRTRSLGRPTLDAVAARAGVGRGTVSRVVNGSPQVSPEARAAVQQAIAELGYVPNRAARALVTQRTDSVALVVSESGERVFTEPFFAGIVRGVSSGLLETPLQLWLAMVQSPIERERVENHLTNQHVDGVLLLSLHDSDPLPTLLEERDLPTVLGGRPARMLRPGARPSWFVDVDNVGGARKAVEHLARRGRRRIATIAGTQDMGVGLARLVGYREAVEATIGGLDPRMIAYGDFSEGSGAACMRRLLDACPELDAVFVASDLMAFGALRTLREAGRRVPEDVAIIGFDDSPVAQQADPPLTTVFQPVEEMGRQMARLLVARIRGDDVPTPHLLLDTELIQRAST, from the coding sequence ATGACAACGCAACGCACCCGGTCACTCGGGCGCCCGACCCTCGACGCGGTCGCCGCTCGCGCGGGTGTCGGGCGGGGCACGGTCTCCCGGGTGGTCAACGGCTCACCCCAGGTCAGTCCGGAGGCGCGGGCCGCCGTCCAACAGGCCATCGCCGAGCTGGGGTACGTCCCGAACCGGGCGGCACGCGCCCTGGTGACCCAGCGGACCGACTCGGTGGCCCTGGTGGTCTCCGAGTCGGGGGAGCGGGTCTTCACCGAGCCGTTCTTCGCCGGCATCGTCCGGGGCGTCAGCTCCGGGCTGCTGGAGACGCCGCTGCAACTCTGGCTCGCCATGGTGCAGTCCCCGATCGAACGGGAACGGGTCGAGAACCACCTGACCAACCAGCACGTCGACGGGGTCCTGCTGCTCTCGCTGCACGACTCCGACCCGCTGCCGACCCTGCTGGAGGAGCGCGACCTGCCCACCGTGCTGGGCGGTCGACCGGCCCGGATGCTGCGCCCCGGCGCCCGGCCGTCCTGGTTCGTCGACGTCGACAACGTCGGTGGCGCCCGCAAGGCCGTCGAGCACCTGGCCCGGCGGGGCCGGCGGCGGATCGCCACCATCGCCGGCACCCAGGACATGGGCGTCGGCCTGGCCCGGCTGGTCGGCTACCGGGAGGCCGTGGAGGCCACCATCGGCGGGCTCGACCCCCGCATGATCGCGTACGGGGACTTCAGCGAGGGCAGCGGCGCGGCCTGCATGAGGCGGCTGCTGGACGCCTGCCCCGAGCTGGACGCCGTCTTCGTCGCCTCCGACCTGATGGCGTTCGGCGCGCTGCGCACGCTGCGCGAGGCGGGCCGCCGGGTGCCCGAGGACGTGGCGATCATCGGGTTCGACGACTCCCCGGTCGCCCAGCAGGCCGATCCGCCGCTGACCACGGTCTTCCAGCCGGTGGAGGAGATGGGCCGGCAGATGGCCCGGCTGCTGGTGGCCCGGATCCGGGGCGACGACGTGCCCACCCCGCACCTGCTGCTGGACACCGAGCTGATTCAGCGTGCCTCCACCTGA